From Mauremys reevesii isolate NIE-2019 unplaced genomic scaffold, ASM1616193v1 Contig123, whole genome shotgun sequence, the proteins below share one genomic window:
- the LOC120392914 gene encoding prolactin-releasing peptide-like yields the protein MKLLAACFMYLLLICLALPKAECRLHERSMEIRNPDIDPSWYTGRGIRPVGRFGRRRAVVESSRKSGYGHRQACFPLEESSESLQDE from the exons atgaaactgctggctgcctgcttcatgtacctgctgctcatctgtctggccctgcccaaagccgaATGCCGACTCCACGAGCGATCCATGGAAATCAGGA ACCCTGATATCGACCCTTCCTGGTACACGGGGCGTGGGATCAGACCCGTGGGACGGTTTGGCCGGAGGAGAGCTGTCGTGGAGAGCTCCCGGAAGTCGGGCTATGGACACAGGCAAGCTTGCTTCCCTCTAGAAGAAAGCAGTGAATCCCTTCAAGATGAATGA